In Deinococcus sp. QL22, the following are encoded in one genomic region:
- a CDS encoding c-type cytochrome, whose product MILSVMLLALIVGAALLLVLAPLRQATPDDPDALERNRLLAERDRLYAELAELHEDDPKRPDLERRAALTLRGLDALPPAVQGNPKRTGKLALIGVGAVALLTVAGALTFVPRWQLAALNGDEAENVQAVLKLPDLRRTAERTGENADYVAWGKAAFDSAQYDQAVTAYGNALRKDARQPEALRRLGILLLTRGDQTGQKVSDADAERATLLIRTAAQLAPREAESQLLLGFALARYGEDKAALTALESYRTLDPKGRDADELITAIRARQNESDPALRVYAASCASCHGAVGGGGIGPSLRASNLTREALKLVTVQGRGAMPAYPDLTEAELNGLLNLMEKWQKEGE is encoded by the coding sequence ATGATCCTGAGTGTGATGCTGCTGGCCCTGATCGTGGGCGCGGCGTTGCTGCTAGTGCTGGCCCCGTTGCGGCAGGCCACCCCAGACGACCCCGACGCCCTGGAGCGCAACCGCTTGCTGGCAGAACGGGACAGGCTGTATGCAGAATTGGCCGAGTTGCACGAAGACGACCCCAAACGGCCTGACCTGGAACGCCGCGCCGCCCTGACCCTGCGCGGGCTGGACGCCCTGCCGCCCGCTGTGCAGGGCAATCCCAAGCGCACAGGCAAGCTGGCTCTCATCGGCGTGGGCGCGGTGGCGCTCCTCACGGTGGCCGGAGCCTTGACCTTTGTTCCGCGCTGGCAACTGGCCGCACTGAACGGCGATGAAGCCGAGAACGTGCAGGCCGTGCTGAAGCTGCCTGATCTGCGCCGCACTGCCGAACGCACCGGAGAGAATGCCGATTACGTGGCGTGGGGCAAAGCTGCCTTCGATTCCGCGCAATACGATCAGGCAGTGACGGCCTACGGGAACGCCTTGAGGAAAGACGCCCGCCAACCCGAGGCCCTGCGGCGACTGGGGATTTTGCTCCTGACTCGCGGCGACCAGACCGGGCAAAAAGTGAGTGACGCCGACGCCGAACGCGCCACGCTCCTGATTCGCACGGCGGCGCAGTTGGCTCCCAGAGAGGCCGAATCTCAGTTGCTCCTGGGCTTTGCGCTGGCGCGGTACGGAGAAGACAAAGCGGCATTGACGGCGCTGGAAAGCTACCGCACCCTCGACCCCAAAGGCCGCGACGCCGACGAACTGATTACGGCCATTCGCGCCCGCCAGAACGAGAGCGATCCGGCCCTGCGCGTGTACGCGGCCAGTTGCGCCAGTTGTCACGGCGCGGTGGGCGGCGGCGGCATCGGCCCCAGCCTGCGGGCCTCCAACCTCACGCGGGAAGCCCTGAAACTGGTGACGGT
- a CDS encoding cytochrome c-type biogenesis protein CcmH, whose translation MTRAAGQRLRDAGRALAVTLAFTLGAAAYAAAPLTPQQEAQARQIATNLRCPICTGVPITESTNDISREMLRDVREQVAAGRSARDVYAYFSARYGDFVLLDPPKEGTNLLLWGAPLAALGGGGAVLWLFLRRRQGAVAPAAQAEQSADEPFDSFLAQVRRDTGRSSPDQNRTDQNEGKS comes from the coding sequence TTGACGCGGGCTGCGGGACAGAGGTTGCGGGATGCAGGAAGGGCGCTCGCAGTGACACTGGCTTTTACGCTGGGTGCTGCTGCCTACGCCGCCGCGCCACTCACGCCTCAGCAAGAAGCTCAGGCGCGGCAAATTGCCACCAATTTACGCTGCCCCATTTGCACAGGTGTACCCATCACCGAAAGCACCAACGACATCAGCCGCGAAATGCTGCGCGATGTGCGTGAACAGGTGGCGGCCGGGCGTTCGGCGCGGGACGTGTACGCCTACTTTTCGGCACGGTACGGAGATTTTGTGTTGCTTGATCCGCCCAAAGAAGGCACCAATTTGCTGCTGTGGGGCGCACCATTGGCAGCGCTGGGCGGCGGCGGCGCGGTGCTGTGGCTGTTCCTGCGGCGGAGGCAGGGTGCGGTGGCTCCGGCTGCACAGGCCGAGCAGAGCGCCGATGAACCTTTTGATTCCTTTCTGGCACAGGTTCGGCGCGATACAGGCCGGAGCAGTCCAGATCAAAACAGGACAGACCAAAACGAGGGCAAATCATGA
- a CDS encoding TlpA family protein disulfide reductase — MTHTPPSKSATPPAWRRFVPPLLAASLVGVLGVALLSPARNATDGGPLVGKPAPTFTLDTLDGSSLSLASLKGRPVVLNFWASWCAPCREEAPLFRELSTRQTAGTGLAVIGVLFQETSEKSARDFIREYALAYPNLQDPGIKTGINYGVSGIPETVFIDTAGVVQHMDRGGLTRERLNVGLEKIGVEGI; from the coding sequence ATGACCCACACTCCTCCATCCAAATCCGCAACCCCTCCCGCCTGGCGGCGCTTCGTTCCGCCCCTGCTGGCGGCTTCGCTGGTGGGCGTGTTGGGCGTGGCCCTACTCAGCCCTGCCCGCAACGCCACCGACGGCGGCCCGCTGGTGGGCAAACCCGCGCCCACCTTCACTTTAGATACGCTGGACGGCTCCAGCCTCAGCCTCGCTTCTCTGAAGGGGCGGCCTGTGGTGCTGAATTTCTGGGCCTCTTGGTGCGCTCCATGCCGCGAGGAAGCGCCGCTGTTCCGGGAACTCAGTACACGCCAGACGGCAGGCACGGGCCTCGCGGTAATCGGGGTGCTGTTTCAGGAAACCAGCGAAAAAAGCGCCCGCGATTTTATCCGCGAGTACGCGCTGGCCTATCCCAATCTGCAAGACCCCGGCATCAAAACGGGCATCAATTACGGTGTCAGCGGGATTCCCGAAACGGTGTTCATCGATACGGCGGGCGTGGTGCAGCACATGGACAGAGGCGGCCTGACCCGCGAGCGGCTGAATGTGGGACTGGAAAAAATTGGGGTGGAGGGAATTTGA